TATCTGCAATCGTTTTTGCATTTTTTAGAAGTTGAGCAGTTTGCTAAATCACTTGTTATATCCATATCAGAGCCAGCTTCTAAACTCTTATTTTGATTTTTCTTCTTTTTAGATTTTCCCACAATATCACACCTCCAATCTATCTTTTGTAAATATGATGTCACAAAAATAAAACTTTTATACGCAAATTAACAAAATATTTGACAAACTATATAAAGCAATATAAATTATCTTATATAAGTATAAATGACTAAGGACAAGGTGAAATTATGAAAAATTATAGCGCGTTTGATATTTTGGGACCGATAATGATAGGACCATCATCTTCCCATACTGCAGGGGCAGCTAGATTAGGAAAAATAGCGGCTACAATAGCAGCTGGTGAGATAGTAGGAGTTAAATTTTTGTTACATGGATCTTTTGCTAAAACTTATAAGGGGCATGGTACAGATAAAGCTTTAGTTGCAGGAATTTTAGGATTTGACCCTTGGGATGAAGAAATTAAAGAATCTTTTTCTATAGCAAAATCTAGGAATATTAAGTTTTGTTTTGAAGAAGTGGTAATGGAAGGAGCACATCCTAATACTGTTAAATTTATAATTGAGAAAAGTGATAATTCTATAAGTACAATAACAGGATCATCTATAGGAGGAGGAAATGTTATTGTTACAGAAATAAATGGGATGGAAATAGAATTTACGGGGGAATATCCAACACTAATTATCAATCATAGGGACAGGCCGGGAATGATATCAAGAGTAAGTACTATTATATCTGATAACAATATAAATATTGCATTTTTAAAAGTATATAGAAGTAAAAAAGGGAAAAATGCCTCAATGATTTTTGAAATGGATAATGTCATAACAAAGACTATATTAGATAAAATAGAGGAAATAGAGGATATAGAATCTGTGACAGTAATTAATCCAATTAAGGAAGGATAAGAAGTATGTTTGTAAATACAGGAGAAGAACTTATAGAAGTTTGCAAGAACAAAGGGAAAACAATATGGCAATATACAGTAGATATTGAATCAAAGGAAACAGGACTAAGTAAAGAGGAAATATTTAAGAAGATGGAAAAGGTACTGTCTACGATGAAACATGCAGTGGATAAAGGGATGAAGGAAGGTGTAGAATCAGTATCGGGAATTATAGGGGATGATTCTCCTAAGCTATATAAATATTCAAAAAGTAATGAAACTATATGTGGAGAATTTCTTGTTGAAGCTATGGCAAAGGCTCTTGGTACTTCTGAAGTAAATGCTGCTATGGGAAGGATTGTTGCTTCACCAACAGCAGGATCTTGTGGAGTTTTACCAGCAGTATTATTAAGTGTAGGAGAAAAATTTAACTTTACTGATGAACAATTAATACAAGGATTATTTACAGCATCAGGTGTTGGGATATTAATTGCTAAAAATGCTACTTTGTCTGGTGCAGAAGGGGGATGTCAAGCTGAAGTTGGATCTGCATCAGCTATGGCAGCAGCGGCGGTGGTAGAACTTATGGGTGGAGATGTAGAAACTGCTCTAAGTGCTAGTGCTACAGTAATTAAAAATTTTTTAGGTTTGGTGTGTGATCCAGTAGCAGGGTTGGTAGAAGTGCCTTGTGCTAAAAGAAATGTAGCAGGAACAGTTATGGCTCTATCTATGGCAGATATGGCGTTAAGTGGGATAGTATCTAAGATACCATTTGATGATACAGTACAAGCTATGTATGAAGTCGGGAAGATGTTACCATGTTCACTTAGAGAGACAGCCTTAGGAGGAGTTGCTGTAACTAAGACAGGACTTAAATATAACGAAAAAGTATTTGGTTAGTAGAAGAAGAGCCTTAGGGCTCTTTTTATTTTGTAACAAATCAAAGGGCATAGAATAATTTAATAGTGTATAAATATAATGATGGAGGAAAAATATGAAACTAATGGGCAGTAAGACAGAAAAAAATCTGCTTAGAACTTTTGCCGGTGAATCAAGAGCTAGAACAATGTATTCTTTATATGGAGAAAAGGCAGAAAAGGAAGGCCTACATTATATTGCCAAAGTTTTTCAGTTAACATCAGATAATGAATTAGCTCATGCGAGAGAGGTTTTCAATGATTATTTAAAAATGAATGGATGTACAATAGAAAATCTATTGGCAGCTGTAGCAGGAGAAAAAGAAGAAAACGAAGAGATATATAAGCAATTTGAAAATGATGCTAGAGAAGAAGGATTTACTGAAATTGCAGACTTTTACAAGGAAGTAAGAGAAGTAGAAGCAGAGCATGCTAAAAGGTATGAAGAATTAGCTAAGAAGCTAGAAAATAAAACTTTATACAAGAGTAATACAGAAATAAAGTGGCAATGTATGAATTGTGGATATATATATATAGGTACAGAGGCACCAGAGAGGTGTCCATTATGTCATTATCCACAAGGTTATTTTAAGAGATTTTGTGAAGATTATAAGTAGAGGTGTAGTTATGTACTTGAATTATCCAGAAAATTATGTTCAACTTTGCAAAAAAAATGTTTATAGAGATATAGATACTGAGGAACTAGTAGAGATTGAAGAAGATGAAATATGTGATGATGATATAGAAGAATTTGAAAACGAAAGTAGATCATACGATGATGATAATGTAGAAAGCAATGAGGAATATGATGATGATTATATGAATGAAGAAGAGTACATTAGTGATGAATTTGATGATGAGTTTATGGAAAGAGGTTGCGTAGATGTAAAGTGTATGTGCAAAAAGATGCATAAAGAGATTAAGGGTATGGGTGACGAGATAATGGATGACATGAAAAACTTAAAATCTAAGATGATGAAAGAAAAAGCTTCACTTACAAAAATGATGAAAGAACTTATGGTTATGCAAAAAGAATTGATGGTAATGCTAGGCAGTGAGGTTAAAAAGAGCTGTGAGAAAGAGGAAGTTAAGAAATGTTGTGAAAAGGAAGAAGTTAAGAAAGCAAGTTGTATTGAAAAAGTAGAAGAGAAAAAAAGTTGTGAAAAACCAATTATGATAAAAAAAGAAAAATGTACAAAGCCTGTTATGATAAAAGAGGAAGAATGCATTAAAAAGGTAGATAAAAAGGAATTTAAAGATATTGATGAAGAATATATTCTTAAATGTGAAAGCAAAAGAGGAGAAAGAAGAGGTCATTCTAAGAACAGAAAAAGTAAATAAATTAGTATCCCTGAGTAATTTAACTCAGGGTTCTTAATATAATAAAGTATAAGCAGGTTTTAGGGAGAATTTAAATGGATGGGATGCCAGATAACACTAGATGTTCAGAAGATTATTTTTTAACACTTAGTAGAACAATTGATCTTATGGCAAAGCTAGTAGATTCATATAGAATTTTAGTAGGTACTGCTAGTCAACTTAACACCATAGGGCTTGCGGAAAAAAAAGAGATTAAAGAGGCATTAAGACTTGCTAATAACATAACATGTATATTGGATGATTATATAGAGGCTGTAGATAATTGTGGAAGAGGATATTTATCTTACTTCTGCTTCAAGATGCAAATACTACAAAGTATAGCAGAAGCTCAAGTAATCTGCCAAGCCAAAGGATGTATAAAGAATATAGAACAGTGTCTTAGTGAAGGAAACTATTGTGAACATTGCAATAATGTGGCTGCTAGGATGAATAATTTACATACTTCAAGAGGAAAAGATGACAGAAACAAGGGTGGAAATAATGAAGATAAAAAAAATGATAATAAGGGTGAAAATAAAAAATAAATCAGTACAACTTATAAGTAGAAAGTTGTACTGATTTATTTTATACCTTTGTTAATTTAATCTTAGAGACCATTAAGTAACTAAAAATTAAGTATAATATTGTTGAAATAATAATAGATACTTTTGATGCTTCCATTTTTGTCACTAATATTATTAAACTATATAATGCAACGACACAACCAGCAATAGTTATTGGTACACCAGTAAATACACCATCAAAAGATGAAATATTATAGCGAGCAAGTCTGTATGCTCCAGCAATAGGGAATAAAATAATTAAAATATAACCTATGATTCCTAAATTTTCATATTGATTCAAAATGTATAATAACATTGCAGGAGCGACACCAAAAGACACTAAGTCCGCTAAAGAATCAAGCTCTTTACCAATCTCAGAAGAAACATTAAGAAACCTTGCAACTCTTCCGTCATATCTATCAATAATGGCCGCTAACAATATAAAAATACAAGCAGCTTCAAGTTTACCTTTAAATAGCATTAGCAATGAAAATACTCCACATGCTAAGTTTGAAAAAGTAAACATGTTTGGAATTAAGCTTTTAGACATAATATACACTCCTAAACTTAGATTTGACTAATAATAAACTAGTTAATGTAATTATATACTAAAGTGAGGAATTTTTTAAGAGGTAAGAGAAAAAATAAGATTATATTAATATTATCTTAAGAAATAAATGAATGTATTCACAAATACTACTTTAAAAAAATTAAACCATAAAGTATAATTTTAATATGTAATATTAGGTAGGAGAGTTGATGATGAAGAAAGTAAAATTTATATACAATCCATATTCTGGAGAGAAATCAATAATTAATAAGGTTGATAAAGTAATAAAAGTTCACCAAAAACATGGATATTCTATAATTCCATATAGAATAGAATTAGATAATGGATTAGAAAATGCATTTGAGGATATAAATGAAGGCTTTGAATATGTATTAGTTGCAGGTGGGGATGGAACTATTGATAAAGCTGTTAATTATATGAAACATAATAATATAGATATTCCGCTAGCTGTTTTACCAGTAGGAACAGCTAATGATTTTGCAAAACTTTTAGGAATTCCAAGAAGTGTAGAGAAAGCTTGTGAGCAAATAGTGACTTCAGAGGTTCAAGAGATAGATTTAGGTAAAGTAAATGATGATTATTTTATAAATGTAGCATCTACAGGACTTTTTACAGATGTATCTCATAAGACAGATATAAATTTAAAGAATACAATGGGAAAATTAGCATATTACATAAAAGGGGTAGAAGAAGTATCTAATCTTAGAAAAATACCAATCAAAATAACTAGTGAAGAAATGAATATTGAAGAGGATATGTATCTTTTATTGATATTTAATGGCCAAACGGCAGGAAATTTTAAATTAGCATATAATGCAAAAATTAATGATGGATTATTAGATGTAATATTAGTTAAAGCAGCAAGTATACCACAAACACTTACATTATTTATACAGATTCTTAGAGAAGATCATTTAGATAAGGGCAATAATATAATTCATTTTCAAACAAAGTCTTTAGAAATTTTTTGTGATGAAAATTTATCAACAGATATAGATGGTGAATTAGGTCCAGCATTTCCATTAAAAATTTCTTGTGAGCATAATGGGTTAAAGATGAAAGGGATAAAATTATAAAATATAAGAATAAAATATATAAATAATTAATAATTATAAGTAATAGAAATTAAGGAGGAATTTATGATTTACCTATATTTTATTTCTCTATTACTTATAATTTTTTTATCTTTTTATACATTTTACATAAGGAATAATTGCCCTAAAACTATCAAGGAAATAGTTACTATTGTCACTATTATGATTATATTAAGAATGGCTACATTAATGTTCACTTTTGTAAAAAAATCTATTTCGTATATGGGATATTTTAAGTATACATATTATTTAAATTTTATCTATATTCCAATAATCATATCAATAGTATTTTTTATTTTGTGGAGAAACTCAAAGTTAAAATCATCTCGTTTGGTGATAGTTTTAATAATATCAGTGTTTTTATATTCAATTATATTGCTACTAAATAAACCTATTGTTGAAATTTTTACAGATTACAAAATGGGATATGTAATTAATTTTAATATTCCAATAACAGAATTTTATTATGGGTTTATAAATATTATTGCTTTTGCCTTCATAATGAAATTTTTATTATATGCAAAAGATACAAATGGTGTACTTATAGTCGTATCGGCATCATTATTATCTTTAGCAGAGGTGGCTCTTAGTTTGGGATTTGGAGCATATATGCCTCAACCACTTATGGGGGAAGTACTTTGGGTAGTAGCTTTAGAGCGGTGTGTGGAATCATTTCGATGGAATAGTAGAGTGGACAAAAAATAAGAACTAGACAAAAGTCTAGTTCTTATTTTTTCTTTTCTTAGAATTTTTAAAATTGATATTTTTCTTTTCTGTTTGAGTTTTAGTAAATTGAGCTTTTTTAGAATATTTAGAATCATGATTCTTTGTCTTATCATTATGAACTCTAGGTTTATGATATGGTATTAAACAATTCTTACCATTACCTATTAAATCTTCACGACCAGCCTTAATTAGTGCTTCTTTTACAAGATCATAATTTTTAGGATTATGGAATTGTAATAAGGCTCTTTGCATAGATTTTTCTCTTCCGTTTTTAGGAACATATACCTTCTTACCGGTTATAGGATTTACACCAGTATAATATATTGTTGTAGAAAGAGATCCTGGTGTTGGATAAAAATCTTGTACTTGTTCAGGCATATAACCCATCTTTTTAATGTATAGAGCCAATTCTATTGCTGCATTTAAATCACTACCTGGATGTGAAGACATTAAATATGGAACAAGATATTGCTTCATGCCTAATTTGTTATTTATTTCAAAGTATTTTTTAGCAAATTTATCATATACCTCTTGAGTAGGTTTACCCATTTGAGCTAATACTTTGTCAGAAATATGTTCAGGTGCAACTTTAAGTTGACCAGAAATATGATATTTACATAATTCTTCAAAAAATTTCTGATTTTCATCATAGATTAAATAATCATATCTGATACCAGAACGAACAAATACCTTTTTTACCTTAGGTATAGCTCTAAGTTTTCTTAAAACACTTAAATACTCTGTATGATCTATTTTTAGATTCTTACATGGAGTTGGGAAAATACATTGTTTAGTTTTACATACACCGACTTTTTCTTGCACCTTACAAGCTTTATGTCTAAAGTTAGCAGTAGGTCCCCCAACATCATTAATATATCCTTTAAAATCTTTCATAGTTGTCAGTAATTTACCTTCTTCTACGATAGAGTCACTACTTCTATTTTGGATAGTACGTCCTTGATGGAATGTTAGTGCGCAAAATGAACAAGAGCCATAGCAACCTCTGTGAGAAGTTATAGAGAATTTTACTTCCTGTATTGCTGGTATTCCTCCATCTTTTTCATAGATAGGATGATATGTTCTAGTATAAGGCAAATTATAAGTTATATCCATTTCTTCCTCAGTTAAAGAGAATTGGGGAGGGTTTTGTACTACATATCTATCACCGTGTTTTTGAATTATTCCTTTGCCTCTAATAGCATCTTGCTCTTGCGATTGAATTTTGAAAGCTTCGTTATAAGCTTTTTTGCTTTCTATAACCTCCTCAAATGATGGACAGGTTAAGTATTTATCTAATTTATCTATGGAAGAAGTAGCATATACTGTACCACGGACACTTGTAATATTTTTAACTGGCTTTCCGTAATTTAAAAGCTCTGCTATTTCAACAACAGTTTTTTCTCCCATACCATAGATTAAAAGATCAGCTTTACTGTCTATTAATATGCTACGTCTTACTTTATCACTCCAATAATCATAGTGAGCAAAACGTCTAAGCGAGGCCTCTATACCACCAATTATGATAGGTACATTTTTGTATGCCTCTCTGGCTTTGTTACAATATATTATTACTGCTCTATCAGGACGATAACCTGCTTTGCCACCAGGAGAGTAAAAATCATCACTTCTTTTCTTTTTTGCTGCTGTATAATGATTTACCATAGAATCTATGTTACCAGAGTTTATTAGAAAACCTAATCTAGGCTCACCAAGAACTTTAAATGCCTCGACATCTTTCCAGTTAGGTTGTGCTATTACGCCGACAGTAAATCCAGCATGTTCTAAGGTACGACCAATTATTGCTGTACCAAAGGAGGGGTGGTCTACATAGGCATCACCTGTTATAATTATAAAATCTAATTGATCAATATTTCTTTCTTTTAAATCCGCCTTAGATATTGGCATAAATTGTGTATTTATTTTCATTATTAATTCCTCCAGACTGATATTATATTATCATAGAGTGGAGGGAATATAAAAGCATGAATCGGTGACAATTTTTATTTCTTGTAATATAATTATTATGGGCATATAATAAAGAGTATTGCTTAATAATAAATTAAGAACGAGGTGAGAAGAACATGGAGGGTGTCCCTCTTAGCAATTCAATAAAAATAGAAATAATATTGTTGAAGGAATATGGATATTGCTAAGTGTGTAATAGAAGATTCCTTCAATTAGTGAGGAGGAAAATTCGATGGAAAAACTCTACAATTTCTTCTTTAGTAAAGTTTATAAAAGAAAGGTTTATAATGAATATAATGATTGTATTGGAATTTTACATGATATGTTTGTTATGAATGATGGAGGATATCCTAAAATTATAGGATATCAGATTAAAAATGGAGGAGAAATATCTAGTTGTGTTTTTAGAAATATTGAGTTTTATAGAGATATGGATAAAAAGATAACTATAAAGATAAGAGGACAAAGAGATATTATTCCTAATTCATATTCATATTTATTAAGTAAGCATCTTTTATATAAAAAAATAGTTGATGTTAATGGAAAAAAATTAGTTAGAGTAAATGATGTTAGATTAGCATCTATAGCTGGAGATATTAGAGTTGTGGCTGTAGATCCTGGTTTTAAAGGATTAGCAAGACGATATGGGTTTTATAAAATTTTAAAAATAGCCTATAAATTGGTGAAAAGAGTACCAGAAGATCAATTAATTTTATGGGATAATGTTGAAGCATTAGATATAGTTCTTGATAATTTAAAGCTAAATGTTCCATATAAAAAATTATCAAAGTTACATCCAGCTGATTTAGCTGATATTTTAGAAGAGATGGATTCTGCCTATAGAAATAAGATTTTTGAAAGTCTAGATGAAGATTTAGCTGCAGATACTTTAGAAGAGATAGAGCCAGAGTTTCAAGCAGAGCTTTTAGGTAATCTTAGTGGAGATAAGAGAGCAACGGTATTATCAAATATTCCTAATGATGAATTGGCAGATATGTTAGATGAAGTAGATGATGAGACTGCTGAAAAAATATTATATAATATGGAAAAAGAAGACGCAGATGAAATAAGATCTCTTATGGAATATGAAGAAGAATTAGTTGGAAGTATGATGAATAAAGATTTTATTGCTTTTAATGTCAATATAACAGCAAAGGAAGCTTTAGATATAATAAAAGAAGTCAATCCAGATGAAGAGGTTATCTATTATGTATATATAACTGATGAGGAAGAAAAGTTTAAAGGTATGATTTCTTTTAAAGATTTAGTATTTGCAAAGGAAAATACTATGTTAAAAGATATAATGAAAGATGAAATGTTAACAGTGAAAGATAGTGATAAAGTTGAAGTTGCAATAGATGCTGTGAATAAATATAATTTATTATCTATACCTGTTATTGATGCAGAAGATAAATTATGCGGAATAATAGTTTTACATGATTTACTTGATGAAATTTTAGTTCCAAGCTATAAGAAAAGATTTAAAAGAGTGAGTTAATTTCTAAATGTTCAAATATAATATTGAAAATTACTTGCTATTAAGTAACATTTGGGGGGAATTATATTGTTTAAAACAATAAGGCATGATATAAACTGGATTTTAGAAAATGATCCAGCGGCGAGAAATGGATTTGAGGTAATTTTATTATATCCATGTATTCATGCATTAATAATGCATAGAATAGCACATGGCCTATATAAAATAAATCTTAAGTTTATAGCAAGACTTTTATCGCAGATATCTAGATTTTTCACTGGTATAGAAATTCATCCAGGGGCACAAATAGGAAAAGGATTTTTTATAGATCATGCTATGGGCGTAGTTATTGGTGAAACTGCTGTAATAGGAAATGATGTTATTATGTATCATGGAGTAACATTAGGTGGTACAGGAAAAGAAACAGGAAAACGTCATCCAACCATAGGTAATAATGTTATTATTGGTGCTGGAGCAAAGGTACTAGGTAATATATCTATTGGTGATGGGGTAAAGATAGGAGCAAATTCGGTAGTACTAAAAGATGTTCCGCCTTATTGTACAGCTGTAGGTGTACCGGCTAAGATAGTGAAAGTTAGAAAAGAAGATTAAAATGTGACTCCGGAGAGATATAATTTCTGGAGTCATGTTTCTTTGGAGGAATATATGGATTTAGATAGCAAAATTAGAAATTATATATGTTCTTTAGGCATTGATACATTTGGGGCAATAGAGTGCAGAAAATTTGAAGAGATTAAAGAACAATTAGAAATGAATAAGAGATTAAAACTAGAAAATCCTTTTGAGGAAGAAGATATAGAAAAGAGAATAAACCCATTTTTATTATATAAAGATGGAAAATCAATAATTTCAATTGCTTTTCCTTATTTGTATCCAACTAAAGGAGAAGAAAATCCATATTTTTCAAAGTATACTATGGGTTCAGATTATCATATAGTTGTAAAATCATATTTAAATAAAATATTAGAGTATATAAAAAGTTTAGGTGGAGATGGTATAGCATTAGTAGATTCTAATCCATTACCAGAGAGATATTTAGCAAAGCTATGTGGTGTTGGATTTATTGGTAAAAATAATATGATTATTACTGAAAAGTATGGTTCTTACGTATTTTTAGGAGAAATAATCACTAATATAGAAATGAAATATGATATACCTATAGACAATAAATGTGAACAATGTGTAAAATGTATAGAGAGATGTCCAACAAATTCTTTGAATCCTAAACGAAAAAATTCAAATATATGCTTATCTTATATTACACAAAAGAAAGATATAGAAGAAAAGTGGTTTAAGGTTATTGATAAAAGACTATTTGGTTGTGATACATGTCAAAATTATTGTCCTTTTAATGAAGATGCTAAGTATTCTAGTATAGAAGAATTTAGACCTAAGAACTTTATGAAAGAACCTAAGATATCAGAAATAGCATTACTTAATAAAAGTGACTTTCAAAGTAAGTACAAAACTACATCTTGCGGGTGGAGAGGAAAAAATATCCTTCAAAGAAATGCTTTGATTGTTTCACATAATTGTAATTATAAGTTGGATATAAAAGATAAAGATATAAATAGTCCTTATGTA
Above is a genomic segment from Clostridium bornimense containing:
- the sdaAB gene encoding L-serine ammonia-lyase, iron-sulfur-dependent subunit beta, with protein sequence MKNYSAFDILGPIMIGPSSSHTAGAARLGKIAATIAAGEIVGVKFLLHGSFAKTYKGHGTDKALVAGILGFDPWDEEIKESFSIAKSRNIKFCFEEVVMEGAHPNTVKFIIEKSDNSISTITGSSIGGGNVIVTEINGMEIEFTGEYPTLIINHRDRPGMISRVSTIISDNNINIAFLKVYRSKKGKNASMIFEMDNVITKTILDKIEEIEDIESVTVINPIKEG
- the sdaAA gene encoding L-serine ammonia-lyase, iron-sulfur-dependent, subunit alpha; translation: MFVNTGEELIEVCKNKGKTIWQYTVDIESKETGLSKEEIFKKMEKVLSTMKHAVDKGMKEGVESVSGIIGDDSPKLYKYSKSNETICGEFLVEAMAKALGTSEVNAAMGRIVASPTAGSCGVLPAVLLSVGEKFNFTDEQLIQGLFTASGVGILIAKNATLSGAEGGCQAEVGSASAMAAAAVVELMGGDVETALSASATVIKNFLGLVCDPVAGLVEVPCAKRNVAGTVMALSMADMALSGIVSKIPFDDTVQAMYEVGKMLPCSLRETALGGVAVTKTGLKYNEKVFG
- a CDS encoding rubrerythrin family protein codes for the protein MKLMGSKTEKNLLRTFAGESRARTMYSLYGEKAEKEGLHYIAKVFQLTSDNELAHAREVFNDYLKMNGCTIENLLAAVAGEKEENEEIYKQFENDAREEGFTEIADFYKEVREVEAEHAKRYEELAKKLENKTLYKSNTEIKWQCMNCGYIYIGTEAPERCPLCHYPQGYFKRFCEDYK
- the pssA gene encoding CDP-diacylglycerol--serine O-phosphatidyltransferase; this encodes MSKSLIPNMFTFSNLACGVFSLLMLFKGKLEAACIFILLAAIIDRYDGRVARFLNVSSEIGKELDSLADLVSFGVAPAMLLYILNQYENLGIIGYILIILFPIAGAYRLARYNISSFDGVFTGVPITIAGCVVALYSLIILVTKMEASKVSIIISTILYLIFSYLMVSKIKLTKV
- a CDS encoding YegS/Rv2252/BmrU family lipid kinase — its product is MKKVKFIYNPYSGEKSIINKVDKVIKVHQKHGYSIIPYRIELDNGLENAFEDINEGFEYVLVAGGDGTIDKAVNYMKHNNIDIPLAVLPVGTANDFAKLLGIPRSVEKACEQIVTSEVQEIDLGKVNDDYFINVASTGLFTDVSHKTDINLKNTMGKLAYYIKGVEEVSNLRKIPIKITSEEMNIEEDMYLLLIFNGQTAGNFKLAYNAKINDGLLDVILVKAASIPQTLTLFIQILREDHLDKGNNIIHFQTKSLEIFCDENLSTDIDGELGPAFPLKISCEHNGLKMKGIKL
- a CDS encoding YgiQ family radical SAM protein, giving the protein MKINTQFMPISKADLKERNIDQLDFIIITGDAYVDHPSFGTAIIGRTLEHAGFTVGVIAQPNWKDVEAFKVLGEPRLGFLINSGNIDSMVNHYTAAKKKRSDDFYSPGGKAGYRPDRAVIIYCNKAREAYKNVPIIIGGIEASLRRFAHYDYWSDKVRRSILIDSKADLLIYGMGEKTVVEIAELLNYGKPVKNITSVRGTVYATSSIDKLDKYLTCPSFEEVIESKKAYNEAFKIQSQEQDAIRGKGIIQKHGDRYVVQNPPQFSLTEEEMDITYNLPYTRTYHPIYEKDGGIPAIQEVKFSITSHRGCYGSCSFCALTFHQGRTIQNRSSDSIVEEGKLLTTMKDFKGYINDVGGPTANFRHKACKVQEKVGVCKTKQCIFPTPCKNLKIDHTEYLSVLRKLRAIPKVKKVFVRSGIRYDYLIYDENQKFFEELCKYHISGQLKVAPEHISDKVLAQMGKPTQEVYDKFAKKYFEINNKLGMKQYLVPYLMSSHPGSDLNAAIELALYIKKMGYMPEQVQDFYPTPGSLSTTIYYTGVNPITGKKVYVPKNGREKSMQRALLQFHNPKNYDLVKEALIKAGREDLIGNGKNCLIPYHKPRVHNDKTKNHDSKYSKKAQFTKTQTEKKNINFKNSKKRKNKN
- a CDS encoding magnesium transporter; amino-acid sequence: MEKLYNFFFSKVYKRKVYNEYNDCIGILHDMFVMNDGGYPKIIGYQIKNGGEISSCVFRNIEFYRDMDKKITIKIRGQRDIIPNSYSYLLSKHLLYKKIVDVNGKKLVRVNDVRLASIAGDIRVVAVDPGFKGLARRYGFYKILKIAYKLVKRVPEDQLILWDNVEALDIVLDNLKLNVPYKKLSKLHPADLADILEEMDSAYRNKIFESLDEDLAADTLEEIEPEFQAELLGNLSGDKRATVLSNIPNDELADMLDEVDDETAEKILYNMEKEDADEIRSLMEYEEELVGSMMNKDFIAFNVNITAKEALDIIKEVNPDEEVIYYVYITDEEEKFKGMISFKDLVFAKENTMLKDIMKDEMLTVKDSDKVEVAIDAVNKYNLLSIPVIDAEDKLCGIIVLHDLLDEILVPSYKKRFKRVS
- the epsC gene encoding serine O-acetyltransferase EpsC; the encoded protein is MFKTIRHDINWILENDPAARNGFEVILLYPCIHALIMHRIAHGLYKINLKFIARLLSQISRFFTGIEIHPGAQIGKGFFIDHAMGVVIGETAVIGNDVIMYHGVTLGGTGKETGKRHPTIGNNVIIGAGAKVLGNISIGDGVKIGANSVVLKDVPPYCTAVGVPAKIVKVRKED
- the queG gene encoding tRNA epoxyqueuosine(34) reductase QueG, coding for MDLDSKIRNYICSLGIDTFGAIECRKFEEIKEQLEMNKRLKLENPFEEEDIEKRINPFLLYKDGKSIISIAFPYLYPTKGEENPYFSKYTMGSDYHIVVKSYLNKILEYIKSLGGDGIALVDSNPLPERYLAKLCGVGFIGKNNMIITEKYGSYVFLGEIITNIEMKYDIPIDNKCEQCVKCIERCPTNSLNPKRKNSNICLSYITQKKDIEEKWFKVIDKRLFGCDTCQNYCPFNEDAKYSSIEEFRPKNFMKEPKISEIALLNKSDFQSKYKTTSCGWRGKNILQRNALIVSHNCNYKLDIKDKDINSPYVKEYYEKIKNKI